One Gambusia affinis linkage group LG15, SWU_Gaff_1.0, whole genome shotgun sequence genomic window carries:
- the mthfs gene encoding 5,10-methenyltetrahydrofolate synthetase (5-formyltetrahydrofolate cyclo-ligase) has protein sequence MSLIESMAVLRASKQALRKDLKRRLAALSAEEKQRQSLVLSRKLLKHPKYISSQRIAVFLSMDDEVSTEEIIRDIFKLGKSCFIPRYLSSSSHMDMLKINSLQDLEKLPLTSWNIRQPSDDCKSREEALSSGGLDLILMPGLGFDLNGGRLGRGKGFYDTYLRRCSEHPKGKPYTIALAFKEQLCQKVPVDSSDVLIDEVLYEEQ, from the coding sequence ATGTCCCTAATAGAGAGCATGGCTGTGCTGAGAGCGTCCAAACAAGCCCTGAGGAAAGACCTGAAGCGTCGGCTTGCTGCGCTTAGCGCCGAGGAGAAGCAGCGACAGTCCCTGGTGCTTTCACGCAAGCTGTTGAAACATCCTAAGTATATCTCCTCACAGCGAATTGCAGTGTTTCTCAGTATGGATGATGAAGTTTCCACTGAGGAAATAATCAGAGACATCTTCAAACTGGGCAAAAGCTGCTTCATACCCAGATACCTGAGCAGTAGCTCACATATGGACATGCTGAAGATCAACAGTCTGCAGGACTTGGAGAAGTTGCCTCTGACATCTTGGAATATCCGGCAGCCATCGGATGATTGCAAAAGCAGAGAGGAAGCATTGTCTTCAGGAGGGCTGGATCTCATATTGATGCCAGGCCTGGGCTTTGACCTCAACGGAGGACGTCTTGGACGAGGAAAGGGTTTCTACGACACTTATTTGAGACGCTGCAGCGAACACCCTAAAGGGAAGCCTTACACCATCGCCCTGGCTTTCAAAGAGCAGCTCTGTCAAAAGGTCCCTGTGGACTCCAGTGATGTCCTCATAGACGAAGTCCTATATGAGGAGCAGTAA
- the adssl gene encoding adenylosuccinate synthase, like, which produces MASDDNMANVNGKEAASLNGEPVVKRPRENVQQDVSLRAPREPQNKVTVVLGAQWGDEGKGKVVDLLAMDADIVCRCQGGNNAGHTVVVDSVEYDFHLLPSGVLNMKAISFIGNGVVIHLPGLFEEAEKNLRKGKGLQGWEERLKISDRAHIVFNFHQAVDGIQEQQRQQQEGKNLGTTKKGIGPAYSSKAARNGLRVCDLVSDFKVFEEKFRMLADHFLAMYPNLNVDIKGELKQLREYAEKLRPLVTDGVYFMHRALTGPSKKILVEGANAALLDIDFGTYPFVTSSNCTVGGVCTGLGVPPSYVGRVYGVVKAYTTRVGVGAFPTEQDNDIGDLLQSRGREFGVTTGRRRRCGWLDLILVRYAHMVNGFSAIALTKLDILDTLPEIKVGVAYKVNGEPLPSFPANMDVLTRVSVDYETLPGWRCSTEMARSFEELPPQAQNYIRFIEDFLQVPVKWVGVGKSRESMIKLF; this is translated from the exons ATGGCATCCGACGACAATATGGCTAACGTTAACGGCAAGGAGGCTGCCTCCCTGAACGGAGAGCCGGTGGTGAAGCGGCCGAGGGAGAACGTCCAGCAGGACGTGTCGCTCCGCGCCCCGAGGGAGCCCCAGAACAAAGTGACCGTGGTGCTCGGAGCGCAGTGGGGCGACGAGGGGAAGGGAAAAGTTGTGGACTTGCTCGCCATGGATGCGGACATTGTATGCAGGTGCCAG GGAGGAAACAATGCAGGTCACACCGTGGTGGTGGATTCAGTGGAGTACGACTTCCACCTGCTGCCCAGTGGCGTGCTCAACATGAAGGCCATCTCATTCATCG GCAATGGCGTGGTGATTCACCTGCCCGGTCTGTTTGAAGAGGCTGAGAAAAATCTGCGGAAGGGGAAAG GATTACAGGGATGGGAGGAGAGGTTAAAGATCTCCGATCGGGCCCACATCG TGTTTAACTTCCACCAAGCTGTCGATGGGATCCAggagcagcagcggcagcagcaagaAGGGAAAAA TTTGGGGACCACTAAGAAAGGCATTGGACCAGCCTACTCATCCAAAGCCGCTCGCAACGGTCTGAGAGTCTGTGACCTCGTCTCTGATTTCAAGGTTTTTGAAGAGAA GTTTCGAATGTTGGCCGATCACTTCCTGGCCATGTATCCAAACCTCAACGTTGACATCAAAGGGGAGCTGAAGCAGCTCAGA GAATACGCAGAGAAACTGCGCCCCCTGGTGACTGATGGCGTGTACTTCATGCACAGAGCTCTCACTGGTCCCAGCAAGAAAATCCTGGTGGAGGGAGCCAATGCCGCTCTACTGGACATCGACTTTG GGACGTACCCTTTCGTCACGTCTTCTAACTGCACCGTCGGCGGCGTCTGCACCGGCCTCGGTGTGCCCCCCTCGTACGTCGGCCGGGTCTACGGCGTCGTTAAAGCCTATACGACCCGGGTGGGAGTTGGTGCTTTTCCAACTGAGCAGGATAAC GACATCGGCGATCTGCTGCAGAGCAGAGGGCGAGAGTTTGGCGTGACGACGGGCCGGAGGAGGCGCTGCGGTTGGCTGGACCTGATTCTGGTCCGATACGCCCACATGGTCAACGGCTTCTCGGC AATCGCTTTGACAAAGTTGGACATCTTGGACACCTTGCCAGAGATTAAAGTGGGCGTGGCTTACAAGGTTAATGGGGAACCCCTGCCGAGCTTCCCAG CGAACATGGACGTGTTGACGCGCGTGTCGGTGGACTACGAGACGCTACCCGGCTGGCGCTGCAGCACCGAGATGGCCCGGAGCTTCGAGGAGTTGCCTCCTCAGGCGCAGAATTACATCCGCTTCATCGAGGACTTCCTGCAAGTGCCGG TGAAGTGGGTCGGCGTGGGGAAGTCTAGAGAAAGCATGATCAAACTCTTCTGA
- the LOC122844337 gene encoding potassium channel subfamily K member 4, with translation MSTVIMSASVVRSISLSKLLLRCGSCRCFIGSVSSAPAGWTYLSGCKESNKALHWKNIWRCSHWATRMSPSLECEGDGFPIDYGSRDTIIRADAKKERRRGQIKRADSCSSWDRGPVRAEGGRERHQAEFGLRGGAAMRCSTLLLIFTMVLLYLVMGALVFRALEAPLEGKEHAVLMDQTRGFLFNNSCVDLYALNDYVQKVLEAVGSGVDAEAAILNKTFATNWDVASALFFSGTIITTIGYGNISPKSDGGKLFCICFALVGIPMFGILLAGVGDHLGTWLRNTVAKIEKLFLKWRISPTIVRVISAILSILLGCLLFLAVPTLVFQQVENWSLLESAYFVVITLTTVGFGDYVAGEGEFMTRIGENLLPEYWYKPLVWFWILLGLAYFASVLTMIGNWLRVLSKKTKAEMEELRALTTDWTQNIQNMSVDFRIPGNLEDPFKRRRRKRRHRSHGHSHSHGHSHSASGAPGEKQEQNQSHTESGSYSSSYSSSESQSGSESETDSQATQTDQVPATEPPPEPVQPQPLDYLAENLAFIDESSDAQSGTVQLEPVQESKQPNSRQAKRRRHRRPTNRKSSKANYSNNNKRQPNGNPTPVPDLPKKPLV, from the exons ATGTCTACGGTAATTATGAGCGCGTCTGTCGTTAGGTCAATCAGTCTGAGCAAACTTTTGCTCCGGTGTGGGTCTTGCAGATGTTTTATTGGATCTGTCTCCTCTGCTCCTGCTGGATGGACGTATTTATCCGGCTGCAAGGAATCAAACAAAGCGCTTCACTGGAAGAACATCTGGAGGTGTAGTCACTGGGCCACAAGAA TGTCCCCTTCCTTGGAGTGCGAGGGTGACGGGTTCCCCATCGACTACGGGTCCAGGGACACCATCATCAGAGCCGATGCGAAAAAGGAGCGAAGGCGCGGGCAGATAAAGAGGGCCGACAG TTGCAGCAGCTGGGATCGAGGCCCCGTCAGAGCTGAGGGTGGCAGAGAGAGGCACCAGGCTGAGTTCGGACTGAGAGGCGGTGCAGCCATGCGCTGCTCCACCCTGCTGTTGATCTTCACCATGGTGCTCCTTTACTTGGTGATGGGAGCGCTGGTGTTCCGCGCACTGGAGGCTCCGCTGGAGGGAAAAGAGCATGCGGTGCTGATGGACCAAACCCGGGGTTTCCTGTTCAACAACTCCTGCGTTGACCTGTACGCCCTCAACGACTACGTTCAG AAAGTGCTTGAGGCTGTAGGTTCAGGAGTGGACGCTGAAGCTGCTATACTCAATAAAACCTTTGCCACAAACTGGGATGTAGCTagtgctctttttttctcagggACAATAATCACTACCATTG GCTATGGAAACATCTCCCCCAAGTCAGATGGAGGGAAGCTCTTTTGCATCTGTTTCGCCCTCGTGGGAATCCCAATGTTCGGCATCCTGCTTGCTGGGGTTGGTGACCATCTCGGTACTTGGCTGAGGAACACTGTTGCCAAAATAGAGAAACTCTTCCTG AAGTGGCGCATTAGTCCCACTATTGTGCGTGTGATCTCAGCGATCCTGTCCATCCTGCTGGGTTGCTTGCTTTTTCTTGCTGTGCCCACTTTGGTTTTTCAACAAGTGGAAAACTGGTCCCTTCTGGAGTCTGCCTACTTTGTGGTTATCACACTGACCACAGTGGGCTTTGGTGACTATGTTGCAG GGGAAGGTGAATTTATGACCCGCATAGGAGAGAACCTTTTGCCAGAGTACTGGTATAAGCCTTTGGTGTGGTTTTGGATCCTCCTGGGTCTTGCATACTTTGCTTCCGTCCTGACAATGATCGGTAACTGGCTCCGGGTTCTGTCAAAGAAGACCAAGGCTGAG ATGGAGGAACTGAGAGCCCTAACCACAGACTGGACCCAGAACATCCAGAACATGTCCGTGGACTTTCGTATTCCAGGAAATTTAGAGGACCCTTTCAAGCGTCGTCGGCGAAAGCGCCGCCATCGCAGCCATGGTCACAGTCACAGTCACGGTCACAGCCACTCGGCCAGCGGAGCCCCAGGAGAAAAACAAGAGCAAAACCAAAGTCACACCGAATCTGGATCTTACTCTTCTTCCTATTCATCTTCTGAATCACAATCCGGATCAGAATCAGAAACGGACTCTCAGGCCACGCAGACCGACCAGGTTCCAGCAACGGAGCCTCCTCCAGAACCTGTCCAGCCGCAGCCTTTGGACTACTTGGCGGAGAACCTTGCCTTCATTGACGAGTCCTCGGATGCTCAGAGTGGCACAGTACAACTAGAACCTGTACAAGAATCAAAACAACCCAACTCTCGTCAGGCAAAGAGGAGACGCCATAGGCGGCCGACTAATAGAAAAAGCTCTAAAGCCAACTACTCCAACAATAACAAAAGGCAACCTAATGGAAACCCAACACCTGTCCCAGATCTACCAAAAAAGCCTCTGGTCTGA